From the Roseibium salinum genome, one window contains:
- a CDS encoding error-prone DNA polymerase, translated as MTPALCPDEEPPRYAELCVTSNFSFLRGASHPEELMTRAASLGLEAVAITDRNSLAGVVRAYSALKEMKRMAAEEGIAVRSQSQTDPSSRETTCGPPLARPQGLKLPRLIVGARLCLTDSPAHWVALPTDRAAYERLSRLLTKGKRRAEKGACRLEFADLLEACKGLVLIALPQVLSARDGICEAAKDHIRRLRQEAPGHVFLGAAPRYDGSDQAWFRTCAQAAHSLAAPMVAVGDVLMHRADRRRLADVLTCIREGCTIDAIGTRALPNGERRLKSANDMARLYRHHPAALRRSLDIATRCSFDLSELSYEYPDEISDGIGPQERLERLTREGLDSRYPHGVPEKVQKMAEKELALIAKLNFAAYFLTVHDIITFARGEGILCQGRGSAANSIICYALRITDVGPDVITMVSERFISEHRGEPPDIDVDFEHERREEVIQHIYEKYGRERAGLCATVIHFRTRAAIREVGKVMGLNADVTAALSGQIWGSSGKGPEDARVKELGLDLSSPRVAQTVALIREIIGFPRHLSQHVGGFVITQGRLDALCPIENAAMENRTVIEWDKDDIDALGILKVDLLSLGMLTCIRKCFQLIDSHHGRALTLPSVPQEDKPTYDMLCKADAVGVFQVESRAQMNFLPRMRPRKFYDLVIEVAIVRPGPIQGGMVHPYINRRQGKEPVTYPSRELEEVLGKTLGVPLFQEQAMQIAVVAAGFTPSEADKLRRSMATFRRMGTISQLKDKFLAGMLERGYEREFAESCFGQIEGFGEYGFPESHAAAFAMLAYVSAYLKCHFPAEFACALLNSQPMGFYAPAQIVRDVREHRVEVRPICVNASSWDNTLERRSDGALALRLGFRQVKGMRQEDADWISAARGNGYPDPESLWLRTGVPPATLVRLAEADAFAGMGLSRRAALWQVKTIRSPKPLPLFNDPIDGEAVFEPEVHLPAMHLGQEVVEDYISTRLTLRAHPMELLRPHIPGLTPHDQLPRLPDRQTRRVTVCGLVITRQRPGTASGVIFLTLEDETGVSNVVVWRKMYEKHRGAVIGGRLLKVTGRLEREGIVVHLIAEDIEDCSHTLTLLGHPDDSALGQMAPKADDMPQHLRPKSPGPRVHHPREQAKKLFPSRDFH; from the coding sequence ATGACGCCCGCGCTTTGCCCGGACGAGGAGCCGCCCCGCTATGCGGAGCTGTGCGTGACCTCGAATTTCTCGTTCCTGCGCGGCGCCTCGCATCCGGAGGAGCTGATGACGCGGGCGGCCTCGCTGGGGCTGGAGGCGGTGGCGATTACCGACCGCAATTCGCTGGCCGGCGTGGTGCGGGCCTATTCGGCGCTGAAGGAGATGAAGCGGATGGCGGCCGAGGAGGGAATTGCCGTGCGCTCGCAGTCGCAGACCGACCCCTCCTCCCGGGAGACAACCTGCGGCCCGCCGCTGGCCCGGCCGCAGGGGCTGAAGCTGCCGCGGCTGATCGTCGGCGCGCGGCTGTGCCTGACGGACAGTCCCGCCCACTGGGTGGCCCTGCCGACCGACCGCGCCGCCTATGAACGGCTGAGCCGGCTTCTGACCAAAGGCAAACGAAGGGCGGAAAAGGGCGCGTGCCGGCTGGAATTCGCCGACCTCCTGGAGGCGTGCAAGGGCCTGGTCCTGATTGCCCTGCCGCAGGTCCTGAGCGCGCGGGACGGGATTTGTGAGGCGGCTAAGGATCATATCCGGCGCCTGCGCCAGGAAGCGCCGGGCCATGTGTTCCTGGGCGCCGCGCCGCGCTATGACGGCTCCGACCAGGCCTGGTTCCGCACCTGCGCGCAGGCCGCCCACAGTCTGGCCGCGCCCATGGTGGCGGTGGGCGATGTTCTGATGCACCGCGCGGACCGGCGGCGGCTGGCGGACGTGCTGACCTGCATCCGCGAAGGCTGCACCATCGATGCGATCGGCACCCGCGCGCTTCCCAATGGCGAGCGGCGGCTGAAATCGGCGAACGACATGGCAAGGCTCTACCGCCACCATCCGGCGGCCCTCAGGCGCAGCCTGGACATCGCCACCCGCTGCAGCTTCGATCTCTCCGAACTCTCTTACGAATATCCGGACGAGATCTCGGACGGCATCGGCCCGCAGGAGCGGCTGGAGCGGCTGACCCGGGAGGGGCTCGACAGCCGCTATCCGCACGGGGTGCCGGAGAAGGTGCAGAAAATGGCGGAGAAGGAACTGGCCCTGATCGCCAAGCTCAACTTCGCCGCCTATTTCCTCACCGTTCACGACATCATCACGTTTGCCCGGGGCGAAGGCATCCTGTGCCAGGGGCGCGGCTCGGCCGCCAATTCAATCATCTGCTATGCGCTCAGGATCACTGATGTCGGGCCGGATGTCATCACCATGGTGTCCGAGCGCTTCATCTCCGAGCACCGGGGCGAACCGCCCGATATCGATGTCGATTTCGAGCATGAACGCCGGGAAGAGGTGATCCAGCATATCTATGAGAAATACGGCCGCGAGCGGGCCGGGCTGTGCGCCACCGTCATCCATTTCCGCACCCGCGCCGCCATCCGCGAAGTGGGCAAGGTGATGGGGCTGAATGCGGATGTCACCGCCGCGCTGTCCGGGCAGATCTGGGGCAGCTCCGGCAAGGGGCCGGAGGATGCCCGGGTGAAGGAGCTGGGGTTGGATCTTTCCAGCCCGCGGGTGGCCCAGACCGTCGCCCTGATCCGCGAGATCATCGGCTTTCCGAGGCATCTCAGCCAGCATGTCGGCGGTTTCGTGATCACCCAGGGGCGGCTCGACGCGCTCTGCCCGATCGAGAATGCGGCGATGGAAAACCGCACGGTGATCGAATGGGACAAGGACGATATCGACGCGCTCGGCATCCTGAAGGTGGATCTTCTCAGCCTCGGCATGCTGACCTGCATCCGCAAGTGCTTCCAGCTGATCGACAGCCACCACGGCAGGGCGCTGACCCTGCCGAGCGTGCCCCAGGAGGACAAGCCCACCTATGACATGCTGTGCAAGGCGGATGCGGTCGGCGTCTTCCAGGTGGAAAGCCGCGCGCAGATGAACTTTCTGCCGCGCATGCGCCCAAGAAAATTCTACGACCTGGTCATCGAGGTGGCGATCGTGCGCCCCGGGCCGATCCAGGGCGGCATGGTGCACCCTTACATCAACCGCCGGCAGGGCAAGGAACCGGTCACCTATCCTTCACGGGAACTGGAAGAGGTGCTGGGCAAGACCCTCGGCGTGCCGCTGTTCCAGGAACAGGCGATGCAGATCGCCGTGGTCGCCGCCGGCTTCACCCCCTCGGAGGCCGACAAGCTGCGCCGCTCCATGGCGACCTTCCGGCGCATGGGCACGATCAGCCAGCTCAAGGACAAGTTCCTCGCCGGCATGCTGGAGCGCGGCTATGAGCGGGAGTTTGCCGAAAGCTGTTTCGGCCAGATCGAGGGCTTCGGCGAATACGGCTTTCCGGAAAGCCACGCGGCGGCCTTTGCCATGCTTGCCTATGTCTCGGCCTATCTCAAATGCCACTTCCCGGCCGAGTTCGCCTGCGCGCTTCTGAACTCCCAGCCGATGGGCTTTTACGCCCCGGCGCAGATCGTCCGCGACGTGCGCGAGCACCGGGTGGAGGTGCGCCCCATCTGCGTCAATGCCAGCTCCTGGGACAACACGCTGGAGCGGCGCAGCGACGGGGCGCTGGCCCTCAGGCTCGGCTTCCGCCAGGTCAAGGGCATGCGCCAGGAGGATGCGGACTGGATCAGCGCGGCGCGCGGCAACGGCTATCCGGACCCGGAAAGCCTGTGGCTGAGAACCGGCGTGCCGCCGGCGACGCTGGTGCGGCTGGCCGAAGCCGATGCCTTTGCCGGCATGGGCCTCAGCCGGCGCGCCGCGCTGTGGCAGGTGAAGACCATCCGCAGCCCCAAGCCGCTGCCGCTCTTCAACGATCCGATCGACGGCGAGGCGGTCTTCGAGCCTGAGGTTCACCTGCCGGCAATGCATCTGGGCCAGGAGGTGGTGGAGGATTATATCTCGACGCGCCTGACCCTGCGCGCCCATCCGATGGAACTGCTGCGCCCGCATATTCCCGGCCTCACCCCGCATGACCAGCTCCCCCGCCTGCCGGACCGGCAGACCCGGCGCGTCACCGTCTGCGGCCTGGTCATCACCCGCCAGCGCCCGGGCACGGCCTCCGGCGTCATCTTCCTGACGCTGGAGGACGAGACCGGCGTCAGCAACGTGGTCGTGTGGCGGAAAATGTACGAAAAACACCGCGGCGCCGTCATCGGCGGGCGGCTTTTAAAGGTCACCGGCCGGCTGGAGCGGGAGGGCATCGTCGTGCACCTGATCGCCGAAGATATCGAGGACTGCTCCCACACCCTCACCCTCCTCGGTCATCCGGACGACAGCGCCCTCGGCCAGATGGCGCCCAAGGCGGACGACATGCCGCAACACCTCAGGCCGAAATCACCGGGCCCGCGCGTCCATCATCCCCGCGAGCAGGCGAAGAAGCTGTTTCCGAGCCGGGATTTCCATTGA
- a CDS encoding sensor histidine kinase encodes METLEDCPDARAIINDLETREELCRAVAEESPAMLWMGDENGKCVFLNQALRDFWGVDPEDLSTFDWGSTVHPDDLEKLRGPFAKAMAEQVPFTVEARYRRADGVYRTLLTQARPRFDRRQRFLGMSGVNIDITEKLFAEERMRILMGELNHRTKNILSIVQAVARQTARHVTPEEFSRAFDDRLRGLAANNDILVRNDWKGVAFDDLVRAQLAYIRDLIGVRIILEGPRLWIPASAAQTLGMALHELSTNSLKYGALAVETGRVDLTWQRHPASSAPGFTLSWVESGLSGVSPPSRKGFGHVVIVDMVAAALDADVDVKFDADGFKWLVAARSDGSIAPPDGFGSQADPSADPWPFPD; translated from the coding sequence ATGGAAACACTGGAAGATTGTCCGGACGCCCGGGCGATAATCAACGATCTCGAAACGCGCGAGGAACTTTGCCGCGCGGTTGCCGAGGAGTCCCCCGCCATGCTGTGGATGGGGGACGAGAACGGCAAATGCGTCTTCCTCAACCAGGCGCTGCGGGATTTCTGGGGCGTCGATCCGGAGGACCTGTCGACATTCGACTGGGGCTCGACCGTCCATCCGGACGATCTGGAAAAGCTTCGCGGCCCCTTCGCAAAGGCGATGGCGGAACAGGTTCCCTTCACCGTCGAGGCGCGCTACCGGCGCGCCGACGGTGTGTACCGGACGCTGCTCACGCAGGCGAGGCCCCGCTTCGATCGCCGGCAAAGGTTCCTGGGCATGTCCGGGGTCAATATCGACATCACCGAAAAGCTGTTCGCCGAGGAGCGCATGCGCATCCTGATGGGCGAGCTCAACCACCGCACCAAGAACATTCTGTCGATCGTCCAGGCGGTGGCGCGCCAGACGGCCCGCCATGTCACGCCCGAGGAGTTCTCGCGCGCTTTCGACGACCGGCTGCGCGGCCTGGCGGCCAACAACGATATCCTGGTTCGCAACGACTGGAAGGGGGTTGCGTTCGACGACCTCGTGCGGGCGCAGCTGGCCTATATCAGGGACCTGATCGGCGTGCGCATCATCCTGGAGGGACCCAGGCTCTGGATACCGGCGTCGGCGGCGCAAACCCTGGGCATGGCGCTGCACGAACTGTCGACGAACAGCCTGAAATACGGCGCCCTGGCCGTCGAGACGGGCCGGGTGGATCTCACCTGGCAGCGCCATCCGGCATCTTCGGCTCCCGGGTTCACGCTCAGTTGGGTGGAAAGCGGGCTGTCCGGCGTCTCGCCGCCGAGCCGGAAGGGCTTCGGACATGTCGTCATCGTCGACATGGTGGCGGCGGCGCTCGATGCGGATGTGGACGTGAAGTTCGATGCCGACGGGTTCAAATGGCTGGTGGCCGCCCGCTCCGACGGCAGCATCGCGCCGCCGGACGGTTTCGGCAGCCAGGCGGACCCGTCCGCCGATCCCTGGCCGTTCCCGGATTAA
- a CDS encoding carboxymuconolactone decarboxylase family protein gives MAITDWNSFVGQTDERMAALRKDAPDVAKAFGALAGAAIKPGALDSRTKELIALAIGITARCDGCLAYHARAAAKYGATREEVLEVIGVAIYMGGGPSMIYGAEALAAFDGLSQGD, from the coding sequence ATGGCCATAACCGACTGGAATTCATTCGTAGGGCAGACAGACGAGCGCATGGCCGCCCTGCGCAAGGACGCGCCGGATGTCGCCAAGGCCTTCGGCGCCCTGGCGGGCGCGGCCATCAAGCCGGGCGCGCTGGATTCCAGGACCAAGGAACTGATCGCCCTGGCCATCGGCATCACCGCGCGCTGCGATGGCTGCCTGGCTTACCATGCCCGCGCCGCTGCCAAATACGGCGCCACCCGCGAGGAAGTCCTCGAGGTGATCGGCGTCGCCATCTACATGGGCGGCGGCCCGTCGATGATCTACGGGGCAGAGGCGCTGGCGGCGTTTGACGGGCTGTCGCAAGGCGATTGA
- a CDS encoding selenium-binding protein SBP56-related protein: MTVRPDPTFHASPKLAMQAPVETFAYVLLLSPDFSQPDGVGVVDVNPTSADYGKIVHKVMMPNKGDEFHHFGWNACSSALSPLTGHAFLERRYLIVPGIRSSRIYIIDTKPHPSEAKIHKIIEPEEVFAKTGYSRPHTIHCGPEGIYVSTLGGGGKDGTEGAPGIFIMDCETFEVIGRYEIDRGSQDKQYDFWWNLPRDYMVSSEWALPPQFENGLVPEDLLSNKYGHRLHFWNLRERRNVQTIDLGENHQMALEVRPAHDPVKEYGFVGVVVDTTNLEGSIWTWWREDGKFHCKKTATIPPEAAAKDDLPPLLQGFEAVPPLITDIDLSLDDRFLYVSCWGTGEMRQYDVSDPMNPVLAGSIHIGGITRRTGHPGGGTYRGGPQMVEISRDGKRVYWTNSLYSTWDDQFYPDGVPAAMVKADVGEDGSFALDKDFFVEFPDGYRSHQIRLEGGDCSTDSFCYPSV, translated from the coding sequence ATGACTGTAAGACCTGACCCGACATTCCATGCCTCACCGAAACTGGCCATGCAGGCGCCGGTCGAGACCTTCGCCTACGTGTTGCTGCTCAGTCCCGATTTCTCGCAGCCCGACGGTGTCGGCGTCGTCGACGTCAATCCCACGTCGGCGGACTACGGCAAGATCGTGCACAAGGTGATGATGCCGAACAAGGGCGATGAATTTCATCATTTCGGATGGAATGCCTGTTCGTCGGCGCTCTCGCCCCTCACGGGCCACGCCTTTCTCGAGCGGCGCTATCTCATCGTTCCGGGAATACGCTCGTCGCGCATCTACATAATCGACACCAAGCCGCACCCGAGCGAGGCCAAGATCCACAAGATCATCGAGCCGGAAGAAGTCTTCGCCAAGACCGGCTATTCCCGGCCGCACACCATCCATTGCGGCCCGGAGGGGATCTACGTCTCCACGCTCGGCGGCGGCGGCAAGGACGGCACGGAGGGCGCGCCCGGCATCTTCATCATGGATTGCGAGACGTTCGAGGTCATCGGACGCTATGAAATCGACCGCGGCTCCCAGGACAAGCAATACGATTTCTGGTGGAACCTGCCGCGCGACTACATGGTGTCCAGCGAATGGGCGCTGCCGCCGCAATTCGAGAACGGCCTCGTGCCGGAAGACCTGTTGTCGAACAAATACGGGCACCGCCTGCATTTCTGGAACCTGCGCGAGCGCCGCAACGTCCAGACGATCGATCTGGGCGAAAACCACCAGATGGCCCTCGAGGTCCGGCCGGCCCATGACCCGGTGAAGGAATACGGCTTCGTCGGCGTCGTGGTGGACACCACAAACCTGGAAGGCTCGATCTGGACCTGGTGGCGCGAGGACGGCAAGTTCCACTGCAAGAAGACGGCGACGATCCCGCCGGAGGCCGCCGCCAAGGACGACCTGCCGCCCCTGCTGCAGGGCTTCGAGGCGGTTCCGCCGCTGATCACCGATATCGACCTGTCGCTCGACGACCGGTTCCTCTACGTCTCCTGCTGGGGCACCGGCGAAATGCGCCAGTATGACGTGAGCGACCCGATGAACCCGGTGCTGGCCGGCTCGATCCATATCGGCGGCATCACGCGCAGGACCGGCCATCCGGGCGGCGGCACCTACAGGGGCGGCCCGCAGATGGTGGAGATCAGCCGCGACGGCAAGCGCGTCTACTGGACCAACTCGCTCTATTCGACCTGGGACGACCAGTTCTATCCGGACGGCGTGCCGGCGGCCATGGTGAAGGCCGATGTCGGCGAGGACGGGTCCTTCGCGCTGGACAAGGATTTCTTCGTGGAATTTCCGGACGGCTACCGCTCGCACCAGATCCGGCTGGAGGGCGGTGACTGCTCGACGGATTCCTTCTGCTATCCGTCCGTCTGA
- a CDS encoding TolB family protein — protein sequence MKSIVAAFDIETGEETVLFETDRHLEAPNWTPDGAALIVNGGGRLYRLPLAEPALEEIDTGFADSCNNDHGISPDGTMLVISDASVTRESCIYTLPLGGGTPERITQAIPSYWHGWSPDGQTLAYVGRRTGAFQVFTCPAEGGAEIQLTEDFDHCDGPDYTPDGKWIWFNGERAGSVQLWRIRPDGSDLQQMTADERVNWFPHPSPGSTRLEAEPPEGGKVDRSESDGTSCVNAGCSDGRHIVYLAYEAGTKGHPAEKTVQLRLLPSEGGSPRVLTKLFGGQGTLNVPSWAPDGKRFAFVRYG from the coding sequence ATGAAGAGCATTGTCGCGGCATTCGATATCGAGACCGGCGAGGAGACCGTCCTTTTCGAAACGGATCGCCACCTGGAAGCGCCGAACTGGACGCCCGACGGGGCGGCGCTGATCGTCAATGGCGGCGGCCGCCTCTACCGGCTGCCGCTGGCAGAACCGGCCCTTGAGGAGATCGACACCGGCTTTGCCGACAGCTGCAACAACGACCACGGCATTTCCCCGGACGGGACGATGCTGGTCATCAGCGATGCGTCGGTGACGCGGGAAAGCTGCATCTATACGCTGCCGCTCGGTGGCGGCACGCCGGAGCGGATCACGCAGGCCATCCCGTCCTACTGGCACGGCTGGTCGCCGGACGGGCAAACGCTGGCCTATGTGGGCCGGAGAACCGGCGCGTTCCAGGTGTTCACTTGCCCGGCCGAAGGCGGCGCGGAAATTCAGCTCACCGAGGACTTCGACCATTGCGACGGCCCGGACTATACGCCGGACGGAAAGTGGATCTGGTTCAACGGCGAGCGCGCCGGCTCCGTCCAGCTCTGGCGCATACGCCCCGACGGCAGCGACCTGCAGCAGATGACGGCGGACGAGCGCGTCAACTGGTTCCCGCACCCGTCGCCCGGATCAACCCGCCTTGAGGCGGAACCGCCTGAAGGCGGAAAAGTTGATCGATCTGAAAGTGACGGAACATCCTGCGTGAACGCAGGATGCTCCGATGGCCGCCACATCGTCTATCTCGCCTATGAAGCCGGCACCAAGGGCCACCCGGCGGAAAAAACCGTCCAGCTCCGCCTTCTCCCCTCCGAAGGCGGCTCCCCGCGCGTGCTCACGAAACTGTTCGGCGGCCAGGGCACCCTCAACGTGCCGTCCTGGGCGCCGGACGGGAAACGGTTTGCGTTTGTGCGGTATGGGTGA
- a CDS encoding TadE/TadG family type IV pilus assembly protein translates to MIRLLSRAFAADRKGTIATMTAIVMPVVIGGFGLGAEATYWYFTQRKLQNSADVAAYAGASQLRLNKTQQAIADAATAAAVKTGYRASIGTITASWPAVNGTYAGDAKAVEITVQEDLPRMLTSIFLNGTVPISGRAVARLKQGFPTCILSLDPNAAGAVTFTGSADATLEGCNVHANSLAGDAVTVSGSGKARTPCVSSVGQVSATAGLAMSECSAPIEYADPIEDPFAGVPAPSTTGACEPTNVFAGPQSATYTISPGRYCGGLSIKRTVTMNEGVYVVDGGTLTIESSATVAGSGVTLYLTNGASVSVAGTANVTLSAPTAGDYKGVLIFVDRNAANATHILNGSSSSYLHGAIYSPTGHVEFAGTSSIGGGCTQIVANTIEITGTAGIGSDCTTMGFNDIKNEQLVQLVE, encoded by the coding sequence ATGATACGGCTACTCTCGCGCGCTTTCGCTGCGGACCGGAAAGGAACGATCGCCACGATGACGGCGATCGTCATGCCGGTCGTGATCGGCGGTTTCGGACTGGGGGCCGAGGCGACCTACTGGTATTTCACGCAGCGCAAGCTGCAGAACTCGGCCGACGTGGCCGCCTATGCCGGTGCCTCGCAACTGCGGCTCAACAAGACCCAGCAGGCGATTGCCGACGCGGCGACGGCCGCGGCGGTGAAAACCGGCTACCGGGCGTCGATCGGCACGATCACCGCCAGCTGGCCTGCGGTGAACGGCACCTATGCGGGCGATGCCAAGGCGGTGGAGATCACCGTCCAGGAAGACCTGCCGCGGATGCTGACATCGATCTTTCTGAACGGCACGGTGCCGATTTCCGGCCGCGCGGTGGCCCGGCTGAAACAGGGCTTCCCGACCTGCATCCTGTCGCTCGACCCGAATGCCGCCGGGGCGGTCACCTTCACCGGCTCGGCCGACGCGACGCTGGAGGGCTGCAACGTTCACGCAAACTCGCTGGCGGGCGACGCGGTGACCGTTTCGGGCAGCGGCAAGGCGCGCACGCCCTGCGTTTCCTCCGTGGGCCAGGTTTCGGCGACCGCCGGGCTCGCCATGTCGGAATGCTCGGCGCCGATCGAATATGCCGACCCGATCGAGGATCCCTTTGCCGGCGTACCGGCGCCCTCGACGACCGGCGCGTGCGAGCCGACGAACGTGTTCGCCGGGCCGCAGTCCGCCACCTACACGATTTCGCCCGGCCGCTATTGCGGCGGCTTGTCGATCAAGCGCACCGTGACCATGAACGAGGGCGTCTATGTGGTCGACGGCGGCACGCTCACGATCGAATCGAGCGCCACCGTCGCCGGAAGCGGCGTGACGCTCTACCTGACCAACGGCGCCTCGGTGAGCGTCGCCGGCACGGCGAACGTCACCCTGAGCGCGCCGACAGCCGGCGACTACAAGGGCGTGCTGATCTTCGTCGACCGGAATGCGGCGAACGCCACGCATATCCTGAACGGCAGTTCGTCCTCCTACCTGCACGGGGCGATCTACTCGCCCACCGGCCATGTGGAATTTGCCGGAACGAGCTCGATCGGCGGCGGCTGCACGCAGATCGTCGCCAACACGATCGAGATCACCGGCACGGCCGGGATCGGCAGCGACTGCACGACAATGGGTTTCAACGACATCAAGAACGAGCAACTGGTGCAGCTCGTCGAATGA
- a CDS encoding TadE/TadG family type IV pilus assembly protein, which yields MRFFRDDRGVAAVEMALVAPFLILGLLLMLDVGIAVKERMDLDHSTRSGAQAAMANVNEAQQIADLVTASTNGAPGVTVSVVKTCSCGSVAVQCTSWCSAKVPPSVFLDISASKPHAGFLLPVFTLESETHVQIR from the coding sequence ATGAGATTTTTCCGTGACGACCGCGGCGTGGCCGCAGTCGAAATGGCGCTGGTGGCACCGTTCCTCATCCTGGGGCTGCTGCTGATGCTGGATGTCGGCATTGCCGTTAAGGAGCGGATGGACCTGGACCACAGCACCCGCAGCGGGGCCCAGGCGGCCATGGCCAACGTCAACGAGGCACAGCAGATCGCCGACCTCGTCACCGCTTCCACCAACGGCGCGCCGGGGGTCACCGTCTCGGTGGTGAAGACCTGTTCCTGCGGCAGCGTGGCGGTGCAGTGCACCTCATGGTGCTCGGCAAAGGTTCCCCCCTCGGTTTTCCTCGATATCAGCGCGAGCAAGCCGCATGCAGGCTTCCTGCTGCCGGTCTTCACCCTGGAGTCTGAGACCCATGTTCAAATCCGCTGA
- a CDS encoding TadE/TadG family type IV pilus assembly protein: MEMALVLPVFLMIIFGIVEFGRALKTWNEVDHALGRAVRLINLDAKTTPQQIVTAMEAYLDDINTESLSVVATPTNISGTDYIKISVGFPFELILPFSSISTVNINVDRIAPILSATK; encoded by the coding sequence GTGGAAATGGCGCTGGTGCTTCCTGTCTTCCTGATGATCATTTTCGGCATCGTCGAATTCGGGCGCGCGCTGAAGACCTGGAACGAGGTGGACCACGCGCTCGGCCGGGCCGTCAGGCTGATCAACCTGGACGCCAAGACGACGCCCCAGCAGATCGTGACGGCGATGGAGGCCTATCTCGACGACATCAACACCGAAAGTCTATCCGTCGTCGCGACGCCGACCAACATCTCCGGGACCGACTATATCAAGATCTCCGTCGGTTTCCCCTTCGAACTCATCCTGCCGTTTTCCAGTATTTCGACAGTGAACATCAATGTCGACAGGATCGCACCGATACTCAGTGCAACGAAATAG
- a CDS encoding 3-keto-5-aminohexanoate cleavage protein, whose amino-acid sequence MPLAMNRDVFITCAVTGAGGTQERSPHVPRSPEEIARSAIDAAKAGAAVVHCHVRDPETGAPSRRLDLYREVTERIRAADVDVVLNLTAGMGGDIVFGSTEAPLPVNQTGTDMIGARERIAHIAQCLPEICTLDCGTMNFAEADYVMTNTPGMLRAMGAMMTELGVRPEIEAFDTGHLWFAKQLVAEGVLASPALVQLCMGVPWGAPNDLNTFMAMVNAVPRDWTWSAFSLGRDQMPYAAAAVLAGGNVRVGLEDNLFLEKGVLATNAQLVEKAVRVIEGMGARIIGPQDVRARLGLSKRAPK is encoded by the coding sequence ATGCCGCTTGCCATGAACCGCGACGTTTTCATCACCTGCGCCGTCACCGGCGCGGGCGGCACGCAGGAGCGTTCGCCCCATGTGCCGCGCAGCCCGGAAGAGATCGCCCGCAGCGCCATCGACGCGGCCAAGGCGGGGGCGGCCGTCGTGCATTGCCATGTCCGCGACCCGGAGACGGGCGCCCCGTCCCGCCGGCTCGACCTCTACCGAGAGGTGACCGAGCGCATCCGCGCGGCGGATGTGGATGTGGTGCTGAACCTGACGGCGGGAATGGGCGGCGACATCGTCTTCGGCTCCACCGAGGCGCCGCTGCCGGTCAATCAAACCGGCACCGACATGATCGGCGCCCGCGAGCGTATCGCCCATATCGCCCAGTGCCTGCCGGAAATCTGCACGCTCGACTGTGGCACGATGAACTTTGCCGAGGCCGACTACGTGATGACCAACACGCCCGGCATGCTGCGCGCCATGGGCGCGATGATGACGGAGCTCGGCGTGCGGCCGGAGATCGAGGCCTTCGACACCGGCCACCTGTGGTTCGCGAAGCAACTGGTCGCCGAGGGCGTTCTGGCGTCTCCCGCGCTGGTGCAGCTGTGCATGGGCGTGCCCTGGGGCGCGCCGAACGACCTCAACACCTTCATGGCCATGGTCAACGCCGTCCCGCGCGACTGGACATGGTCCGCCTTCAGCCTCGGCCGGGACCAGATGCCCTATGCGGCCGCCGCCGTGCTGGCGGGCGGCAATGTGCGTGTCGGGCTGGAGGACAACCTGTTCCTGGAAAAGGGCGTTCTGGCGACCAATGCCCAGCTGGTGGAAAAGGCCGTGCGGGTGATCGAGGGCATGGGCGCCCGGATCATCGGGCCGCAGGATGTACGCGCCCGGCTCGGGCTATCGAAGAGGGCACCGAAATGA